One window of the Cohnella hashimotonis genome contains the following:
- a CDS encoding LysR substrate-binding domain-containing protein codes for MDIALQVFVVAAEMRNFSRAAERLHMTQPAVSQHIRALETALGARLLDRSSKSVALTRAGEIVLGHAREIGMLYERMQEMVDELSGSVRGPLAIGASYTFGEYVLPRILGDLMRVYPDVKPSIAIANTAEIAERLRRRELDVCVVEGEEIGPGLESRRIAGDEMVLVAGAEHALAGRAEAEAARLQEEVWLVRERGSGTRAATDRMFEVWGIRPNRLMELGSTQLVKEMAEAGLGITLQSRWSLRRELAIGALKTVAAPGLPFKRSFYVLLRKGEVRTRTLEAFLAQLEETTARLMERNGIDARDLG; via the coding sequence GGAATTTTTCCCGCGCGGCCGAGCGTCTCCACATGACCCAGCCCGCCGTCAGCCAGCACATCCGCGCGCTCGAGACCGCGCTAGGCGCCCGCCTGCTGGATCGAAGCAGCAAATCGGTCGCGCTTACGCGCGCGGGCGAGATCGTGCTCGGGCATGCCAGGGAGATCGGCATGCTGTACGAGCGGATGCAGGAAATGGTCGACGAGCTCTCGGGCAGCGTACGCGGCCCGCTGGCGATCGGCGCCAGCTATACGTTCGGTGAGTATGTGCTGCCCCGTATATTGGGCGATTTGATGCGAGTCTACCCCGACGTCAAGCCATCCATCGCGATCGCGAATACGGCGGAGATCGCGGAGCGTCTGCGCAGGCGGGAGCTCGACGTCTGCGTCGTCGAAGGCGAAGAGATCGGACCCGGGCTCGAGAGCAGGCGGATTGCGGGAGACGAGATGGTGCTCGTCGCGGGAGCTGAACATGCGCTGGCAGGGCGGGCCGAAGCAGAGGCGGCAAGGCTGCAAGAGGAGGTCTGGCTGGTAAGAGAGCGGGGCTCGGGCACGCGTGCGGCGACCGACCGGATGTTCGAGGTGTGGGGCATTCGCCCGAATCGACTGATGGAGCTGGGCAGCACGCAATTGGTCAAGGAAATGGCGGAGGCCGGACTTGGCATTACGCTGCAGTCCCGCTGGTCGCTGCGCAGGGAGCTGGCGATCGGCGCGCTGAAGACGGTTGCGGCGCCGGGCTTGCCTTTTAAAAGAAGCTTCTATGTCCTGCTGCGGAAGGGAGAAGTGCGGACGCGAACGCTGGAGGCTTTTCTGGCGCAGCTGGAGGAGACGACGGCGCGGCTGATGGAGCGGAACGGGATCGACGCGCGAGACCTCGGCTGA
- a CDS encoding DsbA family oxidoreductase, which produces MHIDIYSDMVCPWCRIGKKNVIDAIEQWVTESGEDVTVSYHAFLLDHSLPPEGLPFRASMAHKMGGEHRIEEMLQRVTDAGAAVGVPFRFDRVTRMPNTVLAHRLTAILPADRQEAWIDAVMMAYFEYGRDIAKREVLLEIAADLGLETFPLETALDEGRGAEEVQADLERASAMGISGVPFFVLNGKYGLSGAYPAAEFVKAFGKIAEQSGQ; this is translated from the coding sequence ATGCATATCGACATTTACTCCGACATGGTCTGCCCGTGGTGCAGAATCGGCAAAAAGAACGTGATCGACGCGATCGAACAGTGGGTTACGGAATCCGGAGAGGACGTCACCGTAAGCTATCACGCCTTTCTGCTGGATCATTCGCTGCCGCCCGAGGGATTGCCCTTCCGCGCTTCGATGGCGCACAAGATGGGCGGCGAGCACCGCATCGAAGAGATGCTGCAGCGCGTGACCGATGCAGGCGCGGCCGTCGGCGTGCCGTTCCGCTTCGACCGGGTGACCCGGATGCCGAATACGGTGCTGGCGCATCGCCTGACCGCGATCTTGCCCGCAGACCGGCAGGAAGCGTGGATCGACGCCGTCATGATGGCTTATTTCGAATACGGCAGAGATATCGCGAAGCGCGAAGTGCTGCTCGAGATCGCGGCGGACCTCGGCCTTGAGACCTTCCCGCTCGAGACGGCGCTGGACGAAGGCCGCGGAGCCGAAGAGGTTCAGGCGGATCTGGAACGCGCTTCGGCCATGGGCATCTCGGGCGTTCCCTTCTTCGTGCTGAACGGTAAGTACGGCTTGTCCGGCGCCTACCCGGCCGCCGAATTCGTCAAGGCATTCGGGAAAATAGCGGAGCAGAGCGGGCAATAA
- a CDS encoding aldo/keto reductase, whose translation MGWTKASAVELLNGERMPRLGLGVWRAKSGAETENAVRAALSAGYRAIDTASLYGNEADVGRAIRDSGIARDKLFVTSKVWNDEQGYDETLRAFYRSKERLGIGAVDLYLVHWPVPGKYKDTYRALEHLYDEGEVRAIGVSNFKIHHLEELMGACRIKPMVNQVELHPLLTQKPLLEFLRREGIQPEAWRPLMQGRLDLPLLAELGGKYGKSPAQVVLRWHLQQEIVVIPKSVQARRIEENADLFDFALSAEDMARIDGLNEDRRFGMDPDLVGGA comes from the coding sequence ATGGGGTGGACGAAGGCATCGGCCGTGGAGCTGCTGAACGGCGAACGAATGCCAAGGCTGGGGCTCGGCGTATGGCGGGCCAAGTCCGGCGCGGAAACGGAGAACGCGGTGAGGGCCGCGCTGTCGGCGGGTTACCGCGCGATCGATACCGCATCGCTGTACGGCAACGAAGCGGACGTAGGCCGGGCGATCCGCGATTCGGGCATCGCGAGGGACAAGCTGTTCGTCACGTCCAAGGTGTGGAACGACGAGCAGGGCTACGACGAGACGCTGCGCGCCTTTTACAGAAGCAAGGAACGGCTCGGCATCGGCGCGGTCGATCTTTATCTGGTGCATTGGCCCGTGCCCGGCAAGTACAAGGATACGTACAGAGCGCTGGAGCATCTGTACGACGAAGGCGAAGTGCGCGCCATCGGCGTCAGCAACTTCAAGATTCATCACCTGGAGGAACTGATGGGCGCGTGCCGGATCAAGCCGATGGTCAATCAGGTGGAGCTGCATCCGCTGCTGACGCAGAAGCCGTTGCTTGAATTTCTGCGGCGCGAAGGCATTCAGCCGGAGGCGTGGCGGCCGCTTATGCAGGGACGGCTGGACCTTCCTTTGCTGGCCGAGCTGGGAGGCAAGTACGGGAAATCGCCAGCGCAGGTCGTGCTTCGTTGGCATCTGCAGCAGGAGATCGTCGTCATTCCCAAATCCGTGCAGGCGCGGCGCATCGAGGAGAACGCGGACCTGTTCGACTTCGCGCTCTCCGCAGAGGACATGGCCCGGATCGACGGCTTGAACGAGGATCGTCGCTTCGGGATGGATCCGGATCTGGTCGGGGGCGCTTGA
- a CDS encoding RrF2 family transcriptional regulator → MNSEFIIAVHSLVLLAHKPDGMASSEEIAANVCTHPARVRKVLGFLRKNGYVTTREGSGGGYRLCIDPSDMTLADIYRTMAAGAITPNWCSGNPDMDCMVGSNMQEVMNSVFCGAEKQLESYFQGITIGQMLSRIKACQKT, encoded by the coding sequence ATGAATAGCGAATTTATTATTGCCGTACACAGTCTGGTCCTGCTCGCGCACAAGCCGGACGGCATGGCGTCTAGCGAAGAGATCGCAGCCAATGTCTGCACGCATCCGGCGCGGGTGCGGAAGGTGCTCGGTTTCTTGCGAAAAAACGGCTACGTGACGACGCGAGAAGGCTCGGGCGGCGGCTACAGGCTCTGCATCGATCCTTCCGACATGACGTTGGCTGATATTTACCGGACGATGGCGGCCGGCGCGATCACGCCGAACTGGTGCAGCGGCAATCCGGACATGGACTGCATGGTCGGCTCCAATATGCAGGAAGTGATGAATTCCGTTTTCTGCGGCGCCGAGAAGCAGCTTGAGAGCTACTTCCAGGGGATTACGATCGGCCAGATGCTGTCGCGCATCAAGGCGTGTCAGAAGACGTAG
- the trxA gene encoding thioredoxin, whose protein sequence is MAVVVTKDNFNETVSEGVSLLDFWAPWCGPCKMQLPIVEELSSELQGTATIAKVNVDEQPELASQFGVMSIPTLILFKDGQPVDKLVGLQSKDSLKAKIQNQL, encoded by the coding sequence ATGGCCGTAGTCGTAACGAAGGACAACTTTAACGAGACCGTTAGCGAAGGCGTGTCTCTGCTTGATTTCTGGGCGCCATGGTGCGGACCTTGCAAGATGCAGCTCCCGATCGTCGAGGAGCTGTCGTCCGAGCTGCAAGGCACGGCGACGATCGCCAAGGTCAACGTCGACGAGCAGCCCGAGCTGGCTTCCCAATTCGGCGTCATGAGCATCCCGACCCTGATCCTGTTCAAGGACGGCCAACCGGTCGACAAGCTGGTCGGTCTGCAAAGCAAGGATTCCCTGAAGGCAAAGATTCAAAACCAGCTCTAA